GAACGGGTCTCCCCCAGCATCAATACCGGTTACTCGCAATTGCGTTAGAGCCGCCAAGGCAGACCACGCAAGCGGACCTGCCGCCTCGATGTGAGCGTTTCCAGAGATGTACCGGCGACCTGCAGCCTCTCTGACTGCCTCCACAATCCCGCCTACTAGCGCCAAGAAGCCATACGCCCCAGGTAGATTGCGCGAGAAGCCGATGGAATCCACACTGCCCACTGCGCGCGCCAGGCCATCGGACAAGTGGCATGCCTTCATAGCCGCCACGCCATCCTCGGGTGCAATAACGATTCCGAGCGTATTGGGAGTGTGTGCACCAATGGCCTCATTCAGCGAACCTGACAACGGCTCTATTCTGGCCGAGGAACCGGCACGAAGAAGATCGATGTCATAGGCACCTAGACCGCCAGCGAAAAGGATCAGCTCTGCGGATTCTTCTCGAGCCATTCCCGAAACTCCTGAACATTCTCGTTGTGCTCTGCCAGCGTGGCGGCAAACTTCGTCTCACCCGTATCGAGATTCACGGTGACGAAGTACAGCCAGTCGCCTTCAGCTGGATTAACGGCTGCATCAAGTGCATCCAATCCCGCTGAACCAATCGGCGTCGGGGGCAAGCCCTTATGAAGGTACGTGTTGAATGGAGTGTCCTCGGCAAGCTCATCCGAGGTTGGCACGCCACCGGTCTTTCCGAGACCGTAGAGAACCGTGGAGTCCATTTGAAGGTAACCGTTGACTTCGGTTGAATCCACGAGCCGATTCTCAATGACCCTCGCCACCTGCGCAAAGTCAGTCGAATTGCCCTCGCGTTCAATGATGGATGCCTTGATGAGAAGCGACTGCCAATCAGATCGATCCACAGAAAGCTCTTCGAGCTGTGAGATACGCGAAGAGACCATCTCAGACAACGCCTCAGCGGCAGTCACGTCGGGTTCGAACGTGTAGGTCAGCGGTGCGTACCAACCTTCTGGTTGGCCGTCTGCTTCAGCGGGCAAACCAATATCACCCGCTGCGGCTTCTTCAACATCAGAGGAATCAACGGAAAGCGCTGACGCAAGCCTGTCATACACCTGCCATGTTGTGAAACCTTCGGGAATGGTCACCGTGATGTTTGCTTTGTTGGCAGGATCCAGCAGAGCGGTCACTGCCCCGGCGGCAGACATCTGCAGCTTCAACGTAAATGTGCCCGGCTGGATACTTGAAGCGCGTGGATCTGCATTGTACGCATCTATGAATGAACTCGTTGTTGCGACGACGTCGGCGTCTTTGAGAATCGATGCGATCTCTCGCCCGGTTGCGCCTTCAGGAACTGTGACGGTGACAGAGCCGGTACCCGGCCCCGGATAGTCAGAAACCCCACGATCCACTGATAAGAAGTTCGGCACAACCACCACTGCAGCTGCAGAGAGAATCATCATGAGGAACCCGGTGATAAATGCCGTGCGCACACGATGCTTCCGGCGAGAGGCCTTCACCTCACGTGGGGCGTGGGCTCGCCTGTCTCGCCTGGAGCCTGGCTGATCCGTGCCACCCATTTCATCGAACAGGTCGCTCATCGTTACCTTTCGTCATGAGACGGGACCGGCACCAACTCACCTGGGGCTTCACCCGTCCTGCGCTCAATTTCCAGCGCGGTTTCCAAGATAACGATAGCTGCCGCTTGGTCCACAACACTGCGATGCCGTCGCGAGTTGAGTCCGGATTGTGACAATTGCGTGTGAGCTGTCACACTCGAAAGCCGCTCGTCCACCATCCTCACGGGAACTGGATCGATTCTCTTGGCAAATAGGTCTGCCCAATGCCGAGCATGGCGCGCCGATATACCTTCCGTGCCATCCATGTTCAAAGGAAGTCCCACGATGACTTCCATAACCTCTTGCTCACGCGCAATACGCAGAGCTTTGCGGATGTCTGAACCATTGCGCGTCAACGTCGTGACAGGAGTCGCGAGGATCGCGTCGGGGTCACACATCGCGACCCCGACGCGAGCTTCACCTACGTCTATAGCAAGACGCTTGCCTCGCCTCATTTGTCCAATTCTGAATCGATGGCTGCTTCGGCCGCAATGATCTTTGTTGCATCAGTGCCACCACCTTGTGCGATGTCATCTTTGCCGCCACCGCCACCGCCAAGAATCCTCGATGCGAGCTTTGTCAGCATCCCAGCCTTGACACCGGAATCACGTGCGGCCGATGTGGTAGCCACCACGATCGCCGGACGGTCCTTAACCACCCCAGTGGCGATCACAACTGCAGGTTCGGAATCAGAGATCCGGCCGCGAATCTCGGTTGCCATCATGCGCACATCATCTTGGCTGGCAACCTCACCGAGGTTGTCAATGTAGACCTTGATGCGACCCACCGAATGGACCGAGTTGAGTACGCCAGCAACGCCCGAAAGGAGCTTGTCACGGCGGAGGTTTGTGATCTCCTTTTCGGCGCACTTTAAGCGTCCGAGCAGCGCCTCAATACGATCGGGAAGTTCCTCAGAACGCGCCCCCACCATCTGGGAAAGCTGAGAAACCAATGCCCGCTCTACTGCACCCTTGTTGTAGGCGCCTTCACCAACCAATGCGTCGATGCGGCGCACGCCCGAACCGATGGATGCCTCACCAAGGAGTGTCACCAAACCGATTTCGCCGGTGTCAGAGACGTGCGTGCCAGCACACAGTTCCTTCGACCATTCGTCGCCGATCGAAACCACGCGTACAATCTTGCCGTACTTTTCGCCAAACAACGCCATGGCGCCAGTCTTGCGGGCGTCATCGATAGTCATCAACTCATCCGTGACCGCAAGGTTTTCCTGCAGGCGCTCGTTGACTCGCGCCTCGATCCCGGACATCACGTCAGTTGGGATCTGAGAGCCGTGCCTGAAATCGAAACGCAACCGTGAAGGCGCATCCTCAGAACCAGCCTGAGTTGCTTGTTCCCCAAGGAATTCGTGAAGCGCCTTGTGCACCATGTGTGTGGAGGTGTGCGCACGGGCAATCTGCACCCGGCGGTCCGTATCTATGGACGCAGCAACCTTGTCGCCCAAGGCGATTGTGCCCTCCGTAAGGGTACCGCGATGAACATGCAGACCCTTGACCGGTGCCTGAACGTCTTGTACGTCCACCAACCCACCACCCGAGACGGAGATGGTGCCGCGATCAGCCAGCTGCCCACCCATCTCGGCGTAGAAAGGAGTCTGATCCAAAACCACATCGACTTCTGCTGGAGCAGTCGCCGCAGGAACGGGAACTCCGTTCTGCAGCAATGCCACGACCTTTGCCTCAGCGGTCGAATCGGTATAGCCAAGGAACTGGGTGGGGCCACCCTGCGCGCCAAGAATCTCGTGGTACACATGGGCATCCACATGTCCAGACTTCTTCGCCTGCGCATCGGCACGGGCCCGATCCTTCTGCTCCTGCATGAGGGAGCGGAAGCCCTTCTCGTCCACACTGATGCCCTTTTCTTCGGCCATCTCGAGAGTCAGATCGATCGGGAAGCCGTAGGTATCGTGCAGTGTGAATGCATCTTTACCGGTCAGAGTGGAGTTCTTGGCCTTTGAGACCGCCAGGTCGAAGATCTGGGTTCCAGCCACCAGCGTACGGCGGAACGCCTCTTCTTCCTCACTTGCCACCTGGAGGATTTGGTCGAAACCAGCCTCCAGCTCAGGGTAGGACTCTTTCATGGCGTCCTTCGACGCTGTGATGAGAGCTGGGACGACGACGTCGTCGACTCCAAGGAGACGAACGGATCGTACGGCGCGGCGCAGTAGCCGGCGAAGTACGTAGCCACGACCATCGTTACCAGGGCGAACGCCGTCGCCAATAAGCATCATTGATGAACGGATGTGATCGGCGATTACGCGCATACGGACGTCGTCGTCGCTGTTGGCGCCATAAGCCTTGCCGGAAAGCTGCTCCGTGGTAGCAATGACCGGGAACACCTGATCAGTTTCATACATGTTCGCTTTGTCCTGAAGCAGGAAAGCGATGCGCTCAAGGCCAGCGCCCGTGTCAATGGCTGTCTGGTCCAAATCGCCAAGCAGAGGGAAGTTCTTACCTTCGCCCTCACCGCGCAGGTACTGATCAAAAACTAGGTTCCAGATCTCCAAGTAGCGGTCGCCGCCAGGATCAACTGTGCCGCCTACGGCGTCGGGCCCGAACTCCGGGCCGCGGTCGTAATGGATCTCGGCGCACGGACCTGCAGGGCCAGGCTGTCCTGTGGACCAGAAAATCTGATCGCGCGTCAGCCGCACAACGTGCTTCGGATCCAAACCAATGGTCTTGGTCCACGCGTTGTAGCTCACCTCGTCTTGGTCCCAGATAGTGACCCAGATGCGGTCACCATCCAAGCCGTAGCCACCTTCAGCCACAGACGCTGTCAACAGACCCCACGCGAGATCGATGGCGCCTTCCTTGAAGTAATCGCCAAAGGAGAAGTTGCCGCACATCTGAAAAAACGTGCCGTGACGCGTGGTCCTGCCAACGTTCTCAATGTCATTGGTGCGGATGCACTTCTGGACGGATGCGATGCGCGGGTAAGGAGCAGGTTCAGTTCCCACGATGTAAGGAATGAATGGGACCATACCTGCAATCGTGAACAGGATTGACGGGTCCGGCGAAACGAGTGGGACGGACGGGGCGATGTGATGCCCGTTCTTCTCGAAGTAGTCGAGCCAACGCTGGCGGATCTCAGCGGTACGCATTGTTTTCCTTCTCCTGACCCACTCGGGCCATGTCAAACCAAGCGGCTAGAGTGCCGCGCAAAAGCTTTGTGTCGCGCTAGCCCGCCGAACCGGGCGCAGGCAACGGGCCAACGAATTAGTCACGGGCCGATGAAGCGGCATCGGATTCAGCCTCAGGTGACTGCCGTGAGAACGACGACTTCACCTTTTCAGCACCACGCCGAACCGCCAAGAATGGCGCAGACACCGTTGAGGTGACCAATGTAGTCATGGCAGAAATATCTTCGGTGGTACGGGCCGCCGCCGAAGTAATGGAATCGAGCCGTTCGACCTGACCGTTGACGTCACGGACCGTCTTCGCGGCCTCATCGATGGCTGGAAGAGTGTGCTGTGTCAACTCTTCCACTGTGGCTGCCAAGCGATCGAGTACTTTCGAAAGCTTGCCGATCGGGCGGATAAGTGCAATGACGAGCGCAAGGAAGGCAAGGGCCGCAATGAGCCCGGCGATCTGTCCGAGTGAAATATCCACTGTTCCTCCGGGTAGCAAGAACGCGCCCCGAAGGGCGCGTTCTCGTATATCGATTTAGCGCGAGTAGTGCTCGACGACCATCTGAACGTCGCACGTCACTGGAACCTCAGCGCGCTTCGGGCGGCGCACGAGGGTGAAGCGAAGCTTCTCGAGTTCCACATCCAAGTACTCTGGGACCTTGGGAAGAACATCGCGGTGGGCGCCACCAGCAGCAGACAAGAACGACGGGGAAGCCTGCGAGCGGGCCTTCACCTGAACAACCTGACCCGGCTTGACGCGGAAGGATGGACGATCAACGATACGGCCATCAACCACGATGTGACGGTGAGTCACGATCTGGCGTGCCTGCGCTGTGGTGCGGGCAAAGCCTGCACGGAGCACGAGCGCGTCCAGACGCATTTCGAGCAGCTCGACGAGGTTTTCGCCGGCCAGACCTTCGGAGCGACGAGCTTCATCCCACACGCGGCGCATCTGCTTCTCGCGAATGCCGTACTGGGCGCGCAGACGCTGCTTTTCCTTCAGACGGACCGAGTAATCGGAATCCTTGGTGCGGCCACGGCCGTGCTCACCAGGACGGTATGGGCGGCGCTGCATGTAGCGCTCAGCCTTAGGGGTCAGTGCAATGCCGAGTGCGCGCGACTGACGCACCTGCTTACGTGTACGGTTAGCAGACATTTCTCTCCTGTCGAATATCAATGCACAGCTGGAGAACCAGCTGCGGGGCCAACTCAAACGGCTAAGACCCCAGGGTGCTGCGTAACTTCCCAAACAGGAAACCACGGTGCCCGAATGGACAACTGTGTAAGACTATCAGCCTTCGCTAGATAGTATCGAGCGGATGTGCGCGAGCCTGCGTGTGATGTTCGCTTCGTAACCGCGCTCTGTTGGCTGGTAGTACTGGGTATTCTCAAGTCCCTCCGGCATGAACTCCATCGGTGCCACACCCTCAGGGAAGTCGTGCGCATACTGGTAGCCCTGTGCGTACCCCAGTTCTTGGGCACCTCGAAAGCTATCATTTCTCAGCTGCAATGGAACTGGGCCAGGCTTGCCAGCGCGCACATCAGCAGTTGCTTGGTTGATAGCGGCGTAGGCGCGATTCGACTTGGGCGCGGTAGCCAGATGGACGGTTGCCTCCGCCAAGATGATCCGCGCCTCAGGCATTCCTACCAGAGCAACGGCCTGTGCCGCTGCGGTGGCTGTTTGCAGCGCGGACGGATCAGCTAGTCCAACATCCTCGGCGGCCGAAATCATCAAGCGCCGAGCGATGAAGCGCGGATCCTCGCCTGCCTCAAGCATGCGAGCAAGATAGTGAATCGCCCCGTCCACATGGGAGCCGCGAATGGATTTGATGAAAGCGGAGATAACGTCATAGTGGTCCTCGCCCGATCTGTCGTATCGCACCGTGGCCCCGTCAGCCGCTTGCGAGACGTCAGTGAGCGAGATCGTGGCAGATCCGCGCAATCTGGCACCATCGGCGCAGGCCTCAAGCAGGGTGAGCGAGCGCCGCCCATCTTGGCCCGAAAGCCGGATAAGGTTCTCACGGGCGTCGTCGTCGATCTCAAACTTGTTATCTAGCCCCCGCGAATCTGTGAGTGCCCGTTCGATGAGAGTCTCAATACCCTTATCGGTCAAACCCTTCAGCGTGATGAGCAGCGACCGTGAGAGCAAAGGTGAGACAACAGAGAACGCTGGGTTCTCCGTTGTGGCCGCAACGAGGATCACCCACCCGTTTTCGACTGCCGGTAGGAGCGCATCCTGTTGAGTCTTGGAAAAACGGTGCACCTCGTCGATGAACAAAATAGTTTCAGTTCCGTTTGCGGCCAACCGATGCTTGGCCGAAGCGATGACCGCGCGCAGTTCCTTTACACCTGCTGAAACCGCTGAGAGTTCTTCGAAGTGGCGATCACCCGAGCGCGCAATGAGGTAGGCAAGAGTAGTTTTGCCTGTACCTGGAGGACCCCACAGAAAGACCGACGACGGCACCGATCCATCCGGTTCGAGAAGTCTGCGCAGAGGAGAACCCGCTCCGAGCAAGTGGTCCTGCCCCACCAGTTCGTCCACCGTGCGGGGACGCATGCGTACAGCGAGAGGGCCACGTTCGAATGTGGGAACACCCGAATCATCCGTGCCAACGTTCTCAAAGAGATCCATGCTGTCCAGTTTAGGACGTGTTGAGAAATCAGCTGTATTGCAGAGTCGAATCACTAACGACCACTTGGCGGCCGCCATTCATGAATCCGAGACGTCCGTACAACCGGCGCGCCGTATCGTTCCATCCCCACATGCCAAAGGTGACCAGATCGTGGTCGCGCAGTTCGATGTTGGTGACAGCCGCCATGAGAGCAGCAGCGTGGCCGTGCCCACGTTCGCGTGGATGCGTGCCTAATCCGGCCAAATATGCCCGGCTCATACCATCAGACATGGGCACGTCCGCCACTCCAACTGTCGAAGCAATGTGGCCAGTCGCGTCCCGCACGACCCACCAACGATATCCGGCGACGTCGTCGGCGGCTTCCGAAGTGGGATTAGCTTGGGCAAGGAACGCGGGGATCTCATCCAACGCTTCCTCACGTGACAACGCTACTATTTCGCCAGTCATGGGGACTTCGGCCAACGGAACATCTGTCCAGAAGAAATCCCATGAGTTGCCCCAGTTGCGAGGTAACCATGCCGACACTTCTTGTGAAAGGTACTCGGAGAGTCCACGACTCACCATCGCAAAGTCCGGGCGCGGATTGTGCACATAATGCTGCTCAAGAACCTCTGCGATGCGCGGGCCGTCACCATGGGCAAAAAGTGTCACGTTGGATTCGGCTGAGAAATCCTCGCTTGCGAAATCCCTTTCAACTCCACGCATATCTACAAGCACTACACCAACATCCGGTTCGCACACATCAAGTAGAACCCGTCCGGCTTGCATCGGCTCGCTCCATTCGGCGAGGTGGGCCCGCCAATAGGCAGACCCACCCCCAACACGTCGAAGCGTCGATGCCTTCGCATCGATTTGCGTCACTGCGCTACGATCTCCTGGCTCTCAGGTGTTGCCTCTGGCCTCTTCTTTGGTTTCGCATCGACGCCAGCTTCCTTGCGTTGTGCGGCCGTAATGGGTGCCGGTGCATCGGTGAGAGGGTCCCAACCGTTTCCGATCTTCGGGAACGCAATGACGTCGCGAATCGATGGCGCCTTCGTGAGCAGAGCCACGATACGGTCCCAACCAAAAGCGATGCCGCCGTGAGGAGGTGCGCCGAACCGGAAAGCATTCAGCAGGAAGCCGAACTGCTCCTGAGCTTCCTCAGCCGAAATGCCCATCACCTTAAAGACGCGCTCTTGGACGTCACGGCGATGAATACGGATGGATCCTCCGCCGATTTCATTGCCATTGCACACGATGTCGTATGCATAGGCCAGCGCATTGCCCGGATCCGTATCAAAGCTATCCAACCACTCCGGCTTTGGTGACGTGAATGCATGGTGCACTGCGGTCCATGCCGATTGCCCCAATGCGACGTCGCCTTCAGCTTTTGCAACACCAGACGGCTTGAAGAGCGGTGCATCAACCACCCATGTGAATGCCCATGCATCGGGATCGATGAGTCCGCAACGCTTGCCAATCTCCAGACGCGCAGCGCCCAGCAGTTCGCGAGAAGCGGTTGGCTCACCGGCAGCGAAGAAGATGCAGTCTCCGGGCTTCGCACCGGTCTTGGCAGCAAGCCCGGCTCTCTCAGATTCGGAGATGTTCTTAGCAACAGGTCCACCCAGCGTGCCGTCTTCAGAGATCGTCACGTAGGCCAATCCGTGCGCACCGCGTGCCTTTGCCCATTCTTGCCACTTGTCGAACGTACGGCGAGGTTGGGACGCTCCGCCAGGCATAACGACGCCGCCCACATACGGGTTCTGGAACACGCGGAATGGTGTGTTGGCAAAGTACTCTGTCAGATCAACGAGTTCATAGCCAAAGCGCAGATCAGGCTTGTCTGAACCAAAACGTTCCATCGCATCCTTGAACGTCATGCGCGGGATCGGGGTGGTCAGCTCGTATCCGATAAGTGACCAGACGTTCTTCAGGATGTCTTCAGCAACGGCCATGACATCATCTTGATCAACGAAGGACATCTCGACGTCCAACTGGGTGAACTCAGGCTGACGGTCCGCACGGAAATCCTCGTCGCGGTAGCACCGAGCGATCTGGTAGTAACGCTCCATACCAGCAACCATGAGCAACTGCTTGAAGAGCTGTGGTGACTGTGGCAGGGCGTACCAGGTGCCAGGATTCAGGCGGGCTGGCACCACGAAATCGCGTGCACCTTCAGGCGTGGAGTGTGTGAGAGTCGGCGTCTCAATTTCAACGAAATCATGCGAATCAAGCACGCGACGCGCTGCTTGGCTCACCTTGGAACGCAGGCGGATCGCATGCTGCTCAGAGCTGCGGCGCAGATCGAGATAGCGGTACTTGAGACGAACCTCTTCGCCCACCTGGCCCGATTCCTCAGCGTGGTCTGAAACCTGGAATGGAAGCGCTGCACTGGGATTGAGGATATCGATGGAGTCAGCTTCAACTTCGATCTCGCCAGTAGCGAGTGCCGCGTTTGCGTTGCCTTCGGGGCGTTCCCGAACAACACCGGTCACCTTGATGCAGTACTCATTACGCAGTTCGTGGGCGACCTCTTCACGGATTGTGACTTGGGCAATTCCAGAAGCGTCGCGCAAATCGATGAAGGCGATGCCTCCGTGATCGCGACGGCGATCAACCCATCCGGTGAGTGTCACTGTGGAGCCGATGTCAGCTGCACGAAGTGATCCTGCAGTTCGTGTGCGAAGCACGCGATACCTCTTTTCTCTGTTCAGTTCACCCGCGAGACGAGCGGGTTACGGACCCCGCTAGACGAGCGGTAGCCACCCCAATATTATCCACCATCACAACGCCATCCCATCTCAGCACCGCAATGGCGCATAGCATCACATCGCGCGAACTAGTGAATGACCCGCGAATCTGCAACAGTAGCTGGGGTGTTCAGCGTTGGAGCACGCATTCGGCTTTCCTGGAAGGGCTCGCCACAACGCGGTCACAAACTACAACCGCGCCACAACGCGGCCACAAACTACAACCGCGCCACAACGCGGCCACGAAGGGAGATTGGATGCAGGTGAGTACACAACAAGGTTCGCGCGAGTTCCTTTCTGCCAAGTCAGAGCGGGTTCTCTT
The DNA window shown above is from Changpingibacter yushuensis and carries:
- the mltG gene encoding endolytic transglycosylase MltG; the protein is MSDLFDEMGGTDQPGSRRDRRAHAPREVKASRRKHRVRTAFITGFLMMILSAAAVVVVPNFLSVDRGVSDYPGPGTGSVTVTVPEGATGREIASILKDADVVATTSSFIDAYNADPRASSIQPGTFTLKLQMSAAGAVTALLDPANKANITVTIPEGFTTWQVYDRLASALSVDSSDVEEAAAGDIGLPAEADGQPEGWYAPLTYTFEPDVTAAEALSEMVSSRISQLEELSVDRSDWQSLLIKASIIEREGNSTDFAQVARVIENRLVDSTEVNGYLQMDSTVLYGLGKTGGVPTSDELAEDTPFNTYLHKGLPPTPIGSAGLDALDAAVNPAEGDWLYFVTVNLDTGETKFAATLAEHNENVQEFREWLEKNPQS
- the ruvX gene encoding Holliday junction resolvase RuvX codes for the protein MRRGKRLAIDVGEARVGVAMCDPDAILATPVTTLTRNGSDIRKALRIAREQEVMEVIVGLPLNMDGTEGISARHARHWADLFAKRIDPVPVRMVDERLSSVTAHTQLSQSGLNSRRHRSVVDQAAAIVILETALEIERRTGEAPGELVPVPSHDER
- the alaS gene encoding alanine--tRNA ligase — encoded protein: MRTAEIRQRWLDYFEKNGHHIAPSVPLVSPDPSILFTIAGMVPFIPYIVGTEPAPYPRIASVQKCIRTNDIENVGRTTRHGTFFQMCGNFSFGDYFKEGAIDLAWGLLTASVAEGGYGLDGDRIWVTIWDQDEVSYNAWTKTIGLDPKHVVRLTRDQIFWSTGQPGPAGPCAEIHYDRGPEFGPDAVGGTVDPGGDRYLEIWNLVFDQYLRGEGEGKNFPLLGDLDQTAIDTGAGLERIAFLLQDKANMYETDQVFPVIATTEQLSGKAYGANSDDDVRMRVIADHIRSSMMLIGDGVRPGNDGRGYVLRRLLRRAVRSVRLLGVDDVVVPALITASKDAMKESYPELEAGFDQILQVASEEEEAFRRTLVAGTQIFDLAVSKAKNSTLTGKDAFTLHDTYGFPIDLTLEMAEEKGISVDEKGFRSLMQEQKDRARADAQAKKSGHVDAHVYHEILGAQGGPTQFLGYTDSTAEAKVVALLQNGVPVPAATAPAEVDVVLDQTPFYAEMGGQLADRGTISVSGGGLVDVQDVQAPVKGLHVHRGTLTEGTIALGDKVAASIDTDRRVQIARAHTSTHMVHKALHEFLGEQATQAGSEDAPSRLRFDFRHGSQIPTDVMSGIEARVNERLQENLAVTDELMTIDDARKTGAMALFGEKYGKIVRVVSIGDEWSKELCAGTHVSDTGEIGLVTLLGEASIGSGVRRIDALVGEGAYNKGAVERALVSQLSQMVGARSEELPDRIEALLGRLKCAEKEITNLRRDKLLSGVAGVLNSVHSVGRIKVYIDNLGEVASQDDVRMMATEIRGRISDSEPAVVIATGVVKDRPAIVVATTSAARDSGVKAGMLTKLASRILGGGGGGKDDIAQGGGTDATKIIAAEAAIDSELDK
- a CDS encoding DUF948 domain-containing protein, which translates into the protein MDISLGQIAGLIAALAFLALVIALIRPIGKLSKVLDRLAATVEELTQHTLPAIDEAAKTVRDVNGQVERLDSITSAAARTTEDISAMTTLVTSTVSAPFLAVRRGAEKVKSSFSRQSPEAESDAASSARD
- the rpsD gene encoding 30S ribosomal protein S4, which translates into the protein MSANRTRKQVRQSRALGIALTPKAERYMQRRPYRPGEHGRGRTKDSDYSVRLKEKQRLRAQYGIREKQMRRVWDEARRSEGLAGENLVELLEMRLDALVLRAGFARTTAQARQIVTHRHIVVDGRIVDRPSFRVKPGQVVQVKARSQASPSFLSAAGGAHRDVLPKVPEYLDVELEKLRFTLVRRPKRAEVPVTCDVQMVVEHYSR
- a CDS encoding replication-associated recombination protein A, whose protein sequence is MDLFENVGTDDSGVPTFERGPLAVRMRPRTVDELVGQDHLLGAGSPLRRLLEPDGSVPSSVFLWGPPGTGKTTLAYLIARSGDRHFEELSAVSAGVKELRAVIASAKHRLAANGTETILFIDEVHRFSKTQQDALLPAVENGWVILVAATTENPAFSVVSPLLSRSLLITLKGLTDKGIETLIERALTDSRGLDNKFEIDDDARENLIRLSGQDGRRSLTLLEACADGARLRGSATISLTDVSQAADGATVRYDRSGEDHYDVISAFIKSIRGSHVDGAIHYLARMLEAGEDPRFIARRLMISAAEDVGLADPSALQTATAAAQAVALVGMPEARIILAEATVHLATAPKSNRAYAAINQATADVRAGKPGPVPLQLRNDSFRGAQELGYAQGYQYAHDFPEGVAPMEFMPEGLENTQYYQPTERGYEANITRRLAHIRSILSSEG
- a CDS encoding GNAT family N-acetyltransferase — its product is MQAGRVLLDVCEPDVGVVLVDMRGVERDFASEDFSAESNVTLFAHGDGPRIAEVLEQHYVHNPRPDFAMVSRGLSEYLSQEVSAWLPRNWGNSWDFFWTDVPLAEVPMTGEIVALSREEALDEIPAFLAQANPTSEAADDVAGYRWWVVRDATGHIASTVGVADVPMSDGMSRAYLAGLGTHPRERGHGHAAALMAAVTNIELRDHDLVTFGMWGWNDTARRLYGRLGFMNGGRQVVVSDSTLQYS
- the aspS gene encoding aspartate--tRNA ligase, with translation MLRTRTAGSLRAADIGSTVTLTGWVDRRRDHGGIAFIDLRDASGIAQVTIREEVAHELRNEYCIKVTGVVRERPEGNANAALATGEIEVEADSIDILNPSAALPFQVSDHAEESGQVGEEVRLKYRYLDLRRSSEQHAIRLRSKVSQAARRVLDSHDFVEIETPTLTHSTPEGARDFVVPARLNPGTWYALPQSPQLFKQLLMVAGMERYYQIARCYRDEDFRADRQPEFTQLDVEMSFVDQDDVMAVAEDILKNVWSLIGYELTTPIPRMTFKDAMERFGSDKPDLRFGYELVDLTEYFANTPFRVFQNPYVGGVVMPGGASQPRRTFDKWQEWAKARGAHGLAYVTISEDGTLGGPVAKNISESERAGLAAKTGAKPGDCIFFAAGEPTASRELLGAARLEIGKRCGLIDPDAWAFTWVVDAPLFKPSGVAKAEGDVALGQSAWTAVHHAFTSPKPEWLDSFDTDPGNALAYAYDIVCNGNEIGGGSIRIHRRDVQERVFKVMGISAEEAQEQFGFLLNAFRFGAPPHGGIAFGWDRIVALLTKAPSIRDVIAFPKIGNGWDPLTDAPAPITAAQRKEAGVDAKPKKRPEATPESQEIVAQ